The DNA segment caatttcatttttgagggaaaaagaagaataaattaCAACAGTCACaaaaacattactttttttGGTTGGAAATGTCCTTCTGGGTGATTCCCTGTTTTTTTCCACCTAAAATCACCGTAAATTCCGCACATTGGACTTTCATCCTTTTTGATGGTTTAATTGATCTATTTATCACACATAtcataatacaatgtatatgttaaTCGAGATATTGGTcgaaagcatttttattttttgtttctaaaaGTAAATTCTATTCTGTcgtcaatttttgaaattggccCTACCTCTTTACcaattacaaaatcaattttagaattataatttcattcgTTTAAATGGGCAGTGCATTAGAGTGAAATTAATTTCTCCTGGGTGTTTCATCATATGTAGCATAGAGGGCGTAATGTTTTCccgcttcaaaattattttcgcgGTATTTTATTGCCTATGTTATCATTCAGCACGACATCGTCAATCTGAGCAGTCGAATTTTCTTGgtaaaattttaattctggtTAAAGTTTATTAAGCTTTTTATTTGGAGAGTTTTTTGTGCCGATACTGATGTTtgagttatatattatatgtgtagatatatatgtatgtattgagattatttatcattaaatataGAGCATCGGCGTTGTCGTGCGACTATCCACTTTACAAAGTCTTTGGTATTTATTATAGCCTTTTATGGCGTTTATATGCAGAgtgtgtacatatatatacttggatgtttggtacaagtattggttatacttggatatttggtacaagtattgattatacttggatattttgtacaagtattgattatacttgtttatttggTGCAAGTATTGGTTTTATTTCTACATTGATGGGTGGTTTATACCAGGAGAACCAATATTAAATGCTAAATGTTGTTATCACCTCTTTATTTGCAATTAGTTAAGACACTGTGGCGATTAGCTAAATATTTGCCTTTTGTTAAGACTGTGTTTCATTTTGTTGGTTTGTGTGTGTTAGTGTGGTGTGTTGATAGGTTTGTATATCTTTCATTGGCAATTACAACCATGTACCATTTTGTCCTTGTTACTTTTTCAATAcggattttctttttttatcttcaagCAGAATAACAGAATAACAGttcaacaaatacaaaataaactatacagaatgaaacaaaaataagagAATAGGAAAAAAACGACTAAATGTTTTATTGAAGTTAAAACAGCATAAAGATGATGATGATCAACCAGATTTAGGCAATGCAAATTTTAAGGTCCGCTTGTCCAAACCATGGTACATTGAAGTTATTACACGCACACTTCTGAACTTGATTCTGGATAAATGTTTGAGGTTCTTGTTTCAGTAACATTAGACTTGAGGTTATCGATTGTTATATCGATGCCACATGGTATGGATTTGACTGTTCTTTGACCCATTAAGCAAAGTCGCAATCGTCTACCTATCTCCCTAGTCAGCTGCTCAGGACAATCTATATTAGGAGAGTCTCCGATATTTCGTTCAGCAAAAACTTCTTTCAAAgtctaaaaaatatacaaacatatttaaacagTGGAAATACGAAGCAGAGCTACTGTATGATCATATATCTGTGGTGCTTTTATAAGAACAAGTTGAATGGTATAAACAGGATATCATCTTTATAGCGGTACGTGAAGTGGATTATAATactatttggttttttttcactcTTCGTTAGCAGCACTGTTTGAAACGAACAAAGGAACAAGTCTAAGAATTTAGCGGTTTCAATTGAGATTAAATTatcagaatatatattttattttttacctattCCTTTTAAACTTTGATTTATGGGGGTAAAACCCAATTTGTGTACGAAAACCAAAACTGTTTAATTGACGATTTTAATCGAAACATCAATTACTAGTAGTTTGAAATCTGATCGACAGAACTCGCACATCAACAGTTAAATACCTTGACAAAGGTCTTTCTCTTCTCTGTGATTTTCTGTTCAAATATTGTACTATCCGGATAACTTAGTGCTTGTTTTACCACGGAAAGATTCTGTTTAAGGGAGACAATTGGCAAACGTTCAGTTCTTCTTACCGCATTTAAAAGGTCTAAAGACGatctgtaaaaaatataaatgccaTTTACATAATAGATGTTTCTTTCCTCGCAGAAATTAACACCAGTCGATGGTTTGTGTTTAATTCGCAGCtcaataaatccttaattaccACTGCTTTTCAGAACTACATTATAACCGGTGTTTAATGTAAGGAATATGAACAGGGAGATCTTTAACTAAGTCATACCCAATTCAATTATTTGATATATGCTATAACCAACACATTTGTAATGctatttttatacgcccgtcaaaattttgacgggacgtattatggtatacacatgtccggtgtccgtccgtctgtccgtccgtctgtccggcgtaaacatgtcgcaccgtaacttgagaacaacttatccaaatttcatgaaacttaatataattgtttcttatgatggtcaaatgatctgtatactttttggtgaaaattagatttaaactttttgatttacgGCACTTAGTAGCTAAAACAGGGGgtgtttatttcacatgtcgcactgtatctcaaaaactattcttgattatggcttaaaactttaaacacttcttagttatataaatcttaatatctgtatactttttggtgatgattcaaaatttcatttttgagttattgagtattttgtaaaaaagggggaggttttttttacatgtcgcgccatatctcaaaatagatttatgattattgctacaaactttacacatgtctttgttatattaatcacttcttagttatataaatcttaatatctgtatactttttgatgatgattcaaaattttatttttgtgtgatcgagtattttgttaaaaagggggagggttttttacatgttgtgccgtatctctataacaatttatgattattgcttaaaactttacacacttctttgttatatcgatctaaagatctgtatactttgtgctgatgattcaaaattttatttttgagttattgagtattttgttaaacaagggagttttttttacatgtcacgctgtatctcaaaaataatttatgattattgcttaaaactttacacacttctttgtctcattaatctaaagatctgtatactttttggttttgattcaaaattttattttagtgatattgagttttttgtaaaaaaaaaaaccagggtgGGGGGGTTTCCCGCTGTGTCTCAAAAactatatatggttattgcttaaaactttctcagaaactatttatgattattgcatataacttcCACATAAGAcatcgggcgtatcatgcgctcatggcgcagctgtttattttttaatttgaaacaacGTTTGTAATATTAACCTTCTTAATGAATGGTGTGCATGGTTTGGATATGTCTGGTTATAATATGTCGATCCCTGTGTGATAAAGATTCCCCTTTTGTAAATTTATGGAAAACTATATTGTAACTATCTCATTTTTTCAATGTGCAGCCGAAATTGAATAATTGTGCATGTTTCATCTCTTCATATCAAACATGCAAAGTTTTTCTCGAGCTTGTGTGATCTGTAACATGGTATTAAAGTGAATGATCAGACCACATACTATATATCATATGTAGCGAAacttaaacatttacaaaatatttgttcacaaattcttttttcgaattgtTTCACTTCAATCAATCAGTAAACAATGCCAAGTATATACAAGAGGGTATAAAGGAGATGCTTACGAATTAGGTTCTACGGCGCTATTAGaatggttttcttttttccttcttttttctctGCTACACTCCATCAATAGCTGAAGATAGTCTTATTATCAGTCATAAATGTATGATATAAGtatgaaatgaaataacaacATTTGGAATATGTATTTGAGAAACTTTTTAAGTACAAAGTACAATGATATTTTTCAACCTCCATTGATCTTATTTAGCTGATAACAAGCTTATGCGATGAACTATTGACACGATTGTCACCACTAATGTAAAATTGGCTTCACGAATAGTCGCATTGGCAGTCCAATACTTCGTACTCTTACTTGTAGATGCATGTATTGCTAAGTGAGGAATTATTAtaagaattagatttttttaagcTAGCATTAACGTATGTTCAACAATGACTACCTGATTTGCACTCATGTCTGAAGGTACTAGTTCTGTGTCTGGTGATGGCCAGTATTCCTCGGGAAAGTCATAAACGCTAGGGTTTGGTGCTGGTCGTTTACCTTTATCAAACAGTAATTATAAAACATCcgattttaaaatcaaatagtacataaataaaaacaaaaaaatcaaacatttcgcataaaaaaagataaaaaaatatccttaaaaATGAAACGCCATTGATAAAAAACCACCgaaatgttgtatgattgaCAACGATACAACAACCGCACAGAGACCACAGGCTGTggatataaacaactatagaaATTTTTAAACCTCAATATCCAAGTATACAAATGATTAGtatgtattaattttgtttatatatagaccgttggttttccagtttgaatggttttacactaataattttggggccctttatagcttgttgttcggtgtgagccaaggctccgtgttgaaggccgtactttaacctataatggtttactttttaaattgttatttggatggagagttgtctcattggcactcatactacatcttcctatatctattgagaTAATTTCCAAGTTCTTATGAATAGTGTGTTTGAGAGCAGTTTGGCTtgtgaaacagctgtatttacaaagttttcGTTTGCAACCATTTGACAGTTGAACGGCAAACGATTTAATGGCTTCTAAGGTCAAGACATTGGTCACGTGATAAAAGGTCAGAGTTTACGATTTTTGGTAAACGTGCACGCCTCGTGGTTTTTGAACTCGTATTGTCTTATTTGTACTCGTACATTGATAAAAACCAAAGAGTTCAATTCTAGATTGAATAAGcttccttattttatataattatcattaaaaagtgttgtaaaaatgttataaattcacGAGTGAAGTGAAACTTTTTTTctggccatggcgttgtcagtttgttttagatttatgattttgactttccctttggtatttttcgtccctcttctagaTGTTCAAAATGTACCAATGAATACCCTATAAGAAGAAGATAGATATTCGGAGGGCTTTACCTGACTTGAATTCCCTTCTAAGAAAACCTTCTACAAAGTTCTGTTCTCTTGCTGTTTCAATTATTGCCAAATCTGAACCAAACACTTGGCAATACATCTGTGATAAAACAACAGATTTatatacacacatatatatcCATCTTACATTTCCGATTTGTCCTTATGTTATCAcgtaaatgagatttttgtttttcagttacTGTCGTGTCCGATATTTTCGGCCAAAAATGAACTTTATGttgttcgttcttatgttgcactgttataccactgtcccacgTTAGGGGGAGGGGGGGACCCCGCTaacttgtttaaccccgccacattatttatgtgtgtgcctgtcacaagtcaggagcctgtaattcagtggttgtcgttcgtttgttgatgtgttacatatttgtttttcgtttacattttttatataaataaggccgttagttttctcgtttgaattgttttacattgtcctatcggggccttttattactgactatgcggtatatgttttgctcattgctgaaggccgttggtgacctacagttgtttatgtctgtgtcattttgctCTGTTGTGGACTGTTTTCTTATTGGCATcagaccacatcttcttttttatatttaaaataattctaaGGAAAAGGTTAATGGATTTTAGAACTATAAATCATTCATATATATGAAGAATAAGTCTATAGGTACTAAGAAAGgataacatttcaaaatttgtctCGCGTTCATGGCTGAAACAAATATAGAGAACATTAAAACGACCTCTTTTACAAGTGGTGACTAACTTGACAGTTATTtccaaacaatttaaacaaagcgaaaataaaatatatacagcagttcatataaatatttagtattggttaaataataaaataacaaatatatattatgtatctTAAAACTTACAAATGCCTCGGCCCATGATGCTTTAGTAGAAGCATACAATTTATAGCAGGAATCGTCATGCCTCATATAACCATTAGGACAATCGCAAACAGCTACAACATAACATATACGGCTTATATATTAGATATTTtgtcatacattttgtaattaaattagatttattcatttgtgttttctcgacaaatttatttcatcatATTATGAGTTATGTATGTACTGTATTTGTCCATTGAAGAACGCAGCTTTGGGGTAATTCAATCAATTATAAATCATAGCCGGCATAAAAATGCTTTAACTATACGTATTTaccaaaatatatttggtatatgtcATTCAAAGAGTTAGACGTTAACGATATGACGAAATGTTAACGTTaagtttatgaccaaaaaaaactttaaaaaaactcCCAAGCatccaatattttaaaacaagataaaacaatCTTACCATTCACAACAAACAGTCCAAATATTGCAATCGTGGCAATCAATTTCATGTTCAATTTAATAATGTGGAAATACAGTAGTCTATACAGTAGATAACCCATGACCTTGGACACAGAAACACCAATCTTAAAAGTAAACTGTTCCTGTACTTTGACCAGGAATCGTAACAGACAAAAATAACTGCGTTCTCAAATACATTTCACGGCAACTACTACTCGACGTTTAGTAGATATTTCGAGAGATCTTCCCATATTTAGCATTACTATCACGGAACGACAAAAATTGTGATAGTCTGGAACCTACAAAATGTTGTGgaaatatttttcagtttttctcACTTTAGCTATTCTCGGATCACCACTAGGTAAGTTAAATTTCTGTACACAAAATATTCGAAATTACTTATCTGAACTATCGTTTTATGTATGAAACTGAATTTCAATTTATTGACATGTAGTAATCGAATTAAAACTTTGATTTCGTTATAAGACATACGAGCTCATATGTACATGACTGTACTTATAACGAAATCAGAGACTCATGTCGATTTATAGACAAATTCACGGTTCAAGGTctaactttttttattgaaaaagaaaCGTCTTTTAGAATTAGAGTAGATGGTCGttaacttggccacaatcaataatagggtatctagtttaaaaaaaatgtgtccgataaCCCCCGCCCTTGAGTtcgtaattttaaggacattttgcagttttttaagttattatcttgaatactactATAGAAAGAgagtaaacagcaataatgttcagcatgATTTCATTACGGGTATCTACGGATTATTTTCTACAAATACTTCAACAGgactaaaattgtcaattgaccaagtaaggagttattgccctttatagtcaatgttttaacaatttttcgtaaatttttggaatcatttacaaaaatcgtCTACTCTGAACTCTACATAGACAGATTCAGACAGTCTTAGCCACAATCATGATTAATTTAgggtatattgttaaaaaaaaagaatatgtcgGATGCGGACCAcgcctgccaaccaacatggccgcTACAGCTacctagaggctctaaagagcctgtgtcgctcaccttgttctatgtgaatattaaacaaaggaagcagatggattcatgacaaaattgtgttttggtgatggtgatgtgtttgtacattttactttactgaacattcttgctgcttacaattatctctatctatgatgaacttggcccagtagctTCTGTGGAAAACGTTAccggtagtaaaaatttacaaattttatgaaaattgtttaaaattgactataaaggacaataactccttagggggtcaattgaccattttggtcatgttgacttatttgtaaatcttactttgctaaacattattgctgtttacagtttatctctatctataataatattcaagataataaccaaaaacagcaaaatttccttaaaattaccaatgcaGGGGCAggaacccaacaacaggttctttgatttatttgaaaatttcagggcagatagatcttgacctggtTAACAATTTCActacctgtcagatttgctctaaatgctttggtttttgagttataagccaaaagctgcatttcacccctatgttctttttttagccatggcagccatcttggttgatttggcgggtcacgccacacattttttaaactaaataccccaatgataattgtggccaagtttggattaatttggcccagcagtttcagagcagaagatttttgtaaaagatatataaaatttacaaaaaatggttaaaaattgactttaaagggcaataactcctaaagggatcaactgaaaattttggtcatgttgacttatttgtaaatcttactttgctgaacattattgctgtttacagtttatctctatctataataacattcaagataataaccaaaaacagcaaaatttccctaaaattaccaattcagggacagtaacccaacaaaggtttgtccgattcatctgaaaattccagggcagatagatcttgacctgataatcaattttaccccgtcagatttgctctaaatgctttggtttttgagttataagccaaaaactgcattttacccctatgttctatttttagccatggcggccatcttggttggtttggcgggtcatatcacacattttttttaatttagataccccaatgatgattgtggccaagtttggttaaatttggcccagtagtttcagaggagaagattttcgtaaaagctaacgacggacgacgacggacgacggacgccaagtgatgagaaaagctcacttggcccttttgGCCAGATGAGCTAAACATAGAACAGAGGGGTAAAATGCAAGCTGCGACTATCATCTTGAAACTGctatgagtaaaaaaaaatctaacaggTGCAATAATGTTCAGAATGTTGAGATATACATACTGTCCGTCTCTAAGTCAAAACAGTCAGATGACTTCTTACAGGAGTTAATGACCTTACTGATCGTCAGATGACTTCTTACAGGAGTTAATGACCTTACTGACT comes from the Mytilus trossulus isolate FHL-02 chromosome 3, PNRI_Mtr1.1.1.hap1, whole genome shotgun sequence genome and includes:
- the LOC134709624 gene encoding uncharacterized protein LOC134709624, with the protein product MSANQLLMECSREKRRKKENHSNSAVEPNSSSLDLLNAVRRTERLPIVSLKQNLSVVKQALSYPDSTIFEQKITEKRKTFVKTLKEVFAERNIGDSPNIDCPEQLTREIGRRLRLCLMGQRTVKSIPCGIDITIDNLKSNVTETRTSNIYPESSSEVCV
- the LOC134710939 gene encoding snaclec aspercetin subunit alpha-like — encoded protein: MGYLLYRLLYFHIIKLNMKLIATIAIFGLFVVNAVCDCPNGYMRHDDSCYKLYASTKASWAEAFMYCQVFGSDLAIIETAREQNFVEGFLRREFKSGKALRISIFFL